The proteins below come from a single Marinobacter bohaiensis genomic window:
- the aceF gene encoding dihydrolipoyllysine-residue acetyltransferase translates to MSEQEIKVPDLGGADEVEIIEIAVSAGDTVEEEDPILTVESDKASVDLPSPMAGKITKITVSVGDSVKEGDVVGLIDADAAAADETPDDDTPDEPSEDASEDTSEDASEDTSEDKADDKPAKPAASTAGGSRTETVTVPDLDGAEDVPVLEINVKEGDDVAADDPLVTVESDKATFEIPSPFAGKVGKLLVKEGDKLSAGDKLLEMTVSGGESDGEEKEAPAKASEASAESSSESAPKPQKKASGGSRKETVKVPNMDGAEGVPVLEINVSAGDEVAEEDPLVTVESDKATFEIPSPYAGKVDKVLVSQGDKLSEGDNLLEMTVAGDGEAADKGADEAPAAEENKPSRAEGEQASPAAESVSDEPKTSGKVHAGPAVRKLARELGVDMARIRGSGPKSRILKDDVQAYVKGELQKTQEGSAPAAAGGAGIPGVKLPDFSQFGDIERESMSRIQVATANNMQRNWLNVPHVTQHDAADITDMEAFRKSLKAEGEKRGVKMTPLAFLLKASAHALLELPQFNVSLDMERREVIRKRYIHIGIAVDTPNGLMVPVIRDVDKKGLWELAEEASEMAAKARDKKLKPNEMQGGCFSITSLGGIGGTAFTPIVSTPEVAILGVSRASMQPVWDGGAFQPRLMMPLSLSYDHRAVNGADAARFTTLLGQMLGDVRRLLL, encoded by the coding sequence ATGAGTGAGCAGGAGATCAAGGTACCCGATCTTGGCGGCGCGGATGAGGTGGAAATCATCGAAATCGCTGTCAGCGCGGGGGATACGGTCGAGGAGGAGGATCCGATCCTGACCGTGGAGTCCGACAAGGCGTCGGTGGACCTGCCGTCGCCAATGGCCGGCAAGATCACCAAAATTACCGTGTCCGTGGGAGACTCGGTCAAGGAAGGTGACGTGGTCGGGCTGATCGACGCCGACGCTGCGGCGGCGGATGAAACGCCCGATGACGACACGCCGGACGAACCGTCTGAGGACGCCTCTGAGGACACGTCTGAGGACGCCTCTGAGGACACGTCTGAGGACAAAGCGGACGACAAGCCCGCCAAACCGGCAGCATCGACTGCCGGCGGCTCGCGCACGGAGACGGTCACCGTTCCTGATCTGGACGGGGCGGAAGACGTGCCTGTCCTTGAGATCAACGTGAAAGAAGGGGACGACGTGGCCGCGGATGATCCGCTGGTGACGGTGGAGTCCGACAAGGCGACCTTCGAAATTCCGTCACCCTTCGCCGGCAAGGTCGGCAAGCTGCTGGTCAAGGAGGGGGACAAGCTCTCCGCCGGCGACAAGCTGCTGGAGATGACGGTCAGCGGCGGTGAGAGCGACGGCGAGGAGAAAGAAGCGCCAGCAAAGGCCAGCGAGGCATCGGCGGAATCGTCGTCGGAAAGCGCGCCCAAACCGCAGAAGAAAGCCTCCGGCGGTTCACGCAAGGAAACCGTCAAGGTGCCCAACATGGATGGCGCCGAAGGTGTGCCGGTTCTGGAAATCAACGTCAGCGCCGGCGATGAAGTGGCTGAGGAAGATCCTCTGGTGACGGTGGAGTCGGACAAGGCAACGTTCGAGATTCCGTCGCCCTATGCGGGCAAGGTGGACAAGGTTCTGGTCAGCCAGGGCGACAAGCTTTCCGAAGGCGACAACCTGCTGGAAATGACCGTCGCCGGTGACGGTGAGGCGGCGGACAAGGGGGCTGACGAAGCCCCGGCTGCGGAGGAGAACAAGCCGTCCCGGGCGGAAGGGGAGCAAGCGTCCCCGGCCGCGGAGTCCGTCTCTGACGAACCAAAAACCTCCGGCAAGGTGCACGCCGGCCCCGCCGTACGCAAGCTGGCGCGGGAACTCGGCGTGGACATGGCGCGCATCCGGGGCAGCGGGCCCAAGAGCCGCATCCTCAAGGACGACGTCCAGGCCTACGTCAAAGGCGAGCTGCAGAAAACCCAGGAAGGGAGCGCTCCGGCCGCTGCGGGCGGCGCCGGCATCCCCGGCGTCAAGCTGCCGGATTTCAGCCAGTTCGGCGACATCGAGCGCGAGAGCATGTCGCGCATCCAGGTGGCCACTGCCAACAACATGCAGCGCAACTGGCTCAATGTGCCTCATGTGACCCAGCACGACGCGGCGGACATCACCGACATGGAGGCCTTCCGCAAGAGCCTCAAAGCGGAGGGCGAAAAACGCGGCGTGAAGATGACGCCCCTGGCGTTCCTGCTCAAGGCCAGTGCCCATGCGCTGCTGGAACTGCCGCAGTTCAACGTGTCGCTGGATATGGAGCGCCGGGAGGTGATCCGCAAACGCTACATCCACATCGGCATTGCGGTGGACACGCCCAACGGGCTGATGGTGCCGGTGATCCGGGATGTGGATAAGAAAGGACTCTGGGAGCTGGCGGAGGAAGCCTCCGAAATGGCGGCCAAGGCGCGGGACAAGAAGCTCAAGCCCAATGAGATGCAGGGCGGGTGCTTCTCTATCACCAGCCTGGGCGGTATTGGCGGTACGGCGTTCACGCCCATTGTCAGCACGCCGGAAGTGGCGATTCTCGGTGTGTCCAGGGCGTCGATGCAACCGGTGTGGGACGGTGGCGCTTTCCAGCCCCGGCTGATGATGCCGCTGTCCCTGTCCTATGACCATCGGGCTGTAAATGGCGCCGATGCGGCACGCTTCACGACGTTGCTGGGGCAAATGCTGGGGGACGTTCGACGGTTACTGCTCTGA
- a CDS encoding DcaP family trimeric outer membrane transporter, with amino-acid sequence MNRNKITIAVQATTSAFILGLAGQASAIELNPGSIEAELYGYARLNAVYDIDEDIGISTQAGSFDEVNTGAAEDDEVTGHFDADAVQSRLGVKVMTEQGLQVVVEGDFRGNGGGDLRLRHAYGEYMGVLLGQTWSNFNSFVGNTSVLDFDALAGNAGLQGRVAQGRYTSGPLSVSLEENISSVYSVGGVDDKHSLPTLTARFESASGPLSFSAAALAQQVEYDTGTEDDSAVGFAVFGAAKFALTDTISLQGALVYSDGGNAYLYRSGDNFAAEDAYVDANGDLETISGYGGTVGVGVDVGPGSINAGYGFATNDWDDAEDDLGTANVGEKHETNSNAMINYQWSPVENVTMGVEYAYFMVDKVNGDDGDASRILFASQYNF; translated from the coding sequence ATGAACCGCAACAAAATAACAATCGCAGTTCAGGCTACAACCTCTGCCTTTATCCTCGGCTTGGCCGGTCAGGCCAGCGCCATCGAGCTCAACCCCGGCTCAATCGAAGCCGAGCTCTACGGTTACGCCCGCCTCAACGCCGTCTATGACATTGACGAAGACATCGGTATTTCCACCCAGGCCGGTTCCTTCGACGAAGTGAATACCGGGGCGGCGGAAGACGATGAAGTGACCGGTCACTTCGACGCCGACGCGGTCCAGAGCCGCTTGGGTGTCAAGGTCATGACCGAACAGGGCCTGCAAGTCGTCGTGGAAGGCGACTTCCGCGGCAACGGCGGCGGCGACCTGCGACTGCGTCATGCCTATGGCGAATATATGGGCGTTCTGCTGGGCCAGACCTGGTCCAACTTCAACAGTTTCGTCGGCAACACCTCGGTGCTCGATTTCGACGCCCTGGCCGGGAACGCCGGTCTTCAGGGTCGCGTGGCCCAGGGCCGGTACACCTCCGGGCCCTTGTCGGTGTCGCTGGAGGAAAATATCAGCTCCGTCTACTCCGTTGGTGGTGTGGACGATAAGCACAGCCTGCCCACGTTGACCGCCCGCTTCGAGAGTGCCTCCGGGCCACTGTCGTTCTCGGCCGCCGCCCTGGCGCAGCAGGTCGAGTACGACACAGGCACCGAAGACGACAGCGCCGTCGGTTTTGCGGTTTTCGGCGCGGCCAAGTTCGCGCTGACCGACACGATCAGCCTGCAGGGGGCGCTGGTCTACAGCGACGGCGGTAACGCCTACCTGTATCGCTCCGGCGACAACTTTGCCGCCGAGGACGCCTACGTCGACGCCAACGGCGATCTGGAAACCATCAGCGGCTACGGCGGCACGGTCGGTGTGGGCGTGGATGTCGGCCCCGGTTCCATTAACGCCGGCTACGGCTTTGCCACCAACGACTGGGACGATGCCGAGGACGATCTTGGAACGGCCAACGTCGGCGAGAAACACGAAACCAACAGCAACGCGATGATCAACTACCAGTGGAGCCCGGTGGAAAACGTCACCATGGGCGTGGAATACGCCTACTTCATGGTGGACAAAGTAAACGGCGATGACGGCGACGCCAGCCGCATCCTGTTTGCCAGCCAGTACAACTTCTGA
- a CDS encoding exonuclease domain-containing protein encodes MTETAAFLDSATLAFIDLETTGGNSAADRITEIGIRFWHDGEVIDEWQTLLNPQTRISPFIERFTGISNEMVADAPLFEDIADTLRDKLDGCVFVAHNARFDYGFIKAEFRRLGQAFSARVLCTVKLSRRLYPQHRRHNMDTLIARHGLPTVQRHRAMGDVEAMLAFFETTLTDKGGEAVEAAVRHLLRRPSVPSHLPTDILDTLPQAPGVYRFYGENDVLLYVGKSTNILQRVASHFSGDHNSHRGVRMSQSLRHVDWTETAGELGAMLLELRQIKTLNPLYNRRSRAAKTLVSIELAESETGYLQARLVREIEPHRLGDYFGLFRSVKDAQRALQGIAARNELCNRLLGLEPDNDGHCFQRTLGRCQGACEGEEDVTRYNLRMQIGFHGLRLTTWPWPGPVGVVEYNRERDRTDILIIYNWMHVATVHDEAELADLSLSSGSVTFDLDSYKLVVKALMARDGHKRRIIELPAVGSPDVLMPDADA; translated from the coding sequence ATGACTGAGACTGCGGCTTTTCTCGATTCTGCGACGCTGGCATTCATCGATCTGGAAACCACCGGCGGCAATTCCGCGGCGGATCGCATCACCGAGATCGGTATTCGCTTCTGGCACGATGGCGAGGTCATCGACGAGTGGCAGACCCTGCTCAACCCCCAGACCCGCATCTCCCCGTTCATCGAGCGGTTCACCGGCATCAGTAACGAGATGGTTGCGGACGCACCGCTGTTCGAGGACATCGCCGACACCCTGCGAGACAAACTGGACGGCTGCGTGTTCGTGGCCCACAACGCGCGCTTCGACTATGGCTTCATCAAGGCGGAATTCCGCCGGCTGGGGCAGGCGTTCTCGGCGCGGGTGCTGTGTACGGTGAAGCTGTCGCGGCGTCTGTATCCGCAGCATCGGCGCCACAATATGGACACGCTGATTGCCCGGCACGGCCTGCCCACCGTGCAGCGTCACCGTGCCATGGGGGATGTGGAAGCCATGCTGGCGTTCTTCGAAACGACGCTGACGGACAAGGGCGGAGAGGCGGTCGAAGCGGCGGTGCGTCATTTGCTGCGCCGACCGAGCGTGCCCTCGCACCTGCCCACGGACATCCTCGATACCCTGCCGCAGGCACCTGGGGTCTACCGGTTCTACGGTGAGAACGACGTGCTGCTGTATGTGGGCAAGAGCACCAACATCCTGCAGCGGGTGGCTTCGCATTTTTCCGGCGACCACAACTCCCACCGCGGGGTACGTATGTCCCAGAGCCTGCGCCATGTGGACTGGACCGAAACCGCCGGCGAGCTGGGCGCGATGCTGCTGGAGCTGCGTCAGATCAAGACCCTCAACCCGCTCTACAACCGGCGCTCGCGAGCGGCCAAGACGCTGGTCAGCATCGAACTGGCCGAGAGCGAGACCGGCTACCTGCAGGCGCGACTGGTGCGTGAAATCGAGCCGCACAGGCTGGGGGATTACTTCGGGCTGTTCCGCAGCGTGAAGGACGCCCAGCGGGCCCTGCAGGGCATCGCCGCCAGGAATGAGCTATGTAACCGGCTGCTGGGGCTGGAGCCCGACAACGACGGCCACTGCTTTCAGCGCACCCTGGGGCGTTGCCAGGGTGCCTGCGAGGGCGAGGAAGACGTCACCCGCTACAACCTGCGCATGCAGATCGGCTTCCACGGCCTGCGCCTGACCACCTGGCCCTGGCCTGGGCCGGTGGGGGTGGTTGAGTACAACCGGGAGCGCGACCGCACCGACATTCTCATCATCTACAACTGGATGCACGTGGCGACGGTCCACGACGAAGCCGAACTGGCGGATCTGTCCCTGTCGTCCGGGAGTGTCACCTTCGACCTTGATTCCTATAAACTGGTGGTGAAGGCGCTGATGGCGCGCGATGGCCACAAGCGACGGATCATCGAGCTGCCGGCGGTCGGGTCGCCCGATGTGCTGATGCCGGACGCCGACGCCTGA
- a CDS encoding GlxA family transcriptional regulator, translated as MSLNVGLLLLPGASALTYAAAVEPLLAANRLLGETCFAIHHFGEGGALGAGLPLPQTALQDDDTPLHWLLVIGGHAPPRSLPESLPDQLRARAPALKLIGGLASGSLVLAEAGLLDGYRAALHGLPAAERRRRYAGIRQSDDVFCVDRNRVTCRGATAAQDLMIWTIGRELGRDVAEALAQWFVRERVGEPDLGGGTELDQATRQEQPALAEAVDLMFANIEEPLSGDDIAGHVNLSRRQLERLFRKHLDTVPSRYYLKLRLDRARELVRNSGLSLTEIALSCGFSSGAHFSTTYRNAFGLTPSEDREV; from the coding sequence TTGTCACTGAATGTCGGTTTGCTGCTGCTGCCCGGCGCCTCCGCGCTGACCTACGCCGCAGCGGTCGAACCTTTGCTGGCGGCCAACCGTCTGCTGGGCGAAACCTGCTTTGCCATCCATCACTTCGGCGAAGGTGGCGCGCTCGGCGCTGGCCTGCCCCTGCCGCAAACCGCACTGCAGGATGACGACACACCGCTGCACTGGTTGTTGGTGATCGGCGGTCACGCCCCGCCCCGTTCGCTGCCGGAGAGTTTGCCGGACCAGCTGCGGGCCCGCGCACCCGCCCTGAAACTGATCGGCGGTCTGGCCAGCGGCAGTCTGGTGCTGGCGGAGGCGGGGTTGCTCGATGGCTACCGCGCCGCCCTGCACGGTCTGCCGGCGGCGGAGCGTCGCCGTCGTTACGCCGGCATCCGCCAGAGCGATGACGTTTTCTGCGTTGACCGCAACCGCGTTACCTGTCGCGGCGCCACCGCCGCCCAGGACCTGATGATCTGGACCATCGGCCGCGAACTGGGGCGCGACGTGGCCGAGGCCCTGGCCCAGTGGTTCGTCCGCGAGCGGGTGGGGGAACCGGATCTGGGCGGCGGGACCGAACTCGACCAGGCGACCCGCCAGGAACAGCCGGCGCTGGCGGAGGCGGTGGACCTGATGTTCGCCAACATCGAGGAACCCCTGTCCGGGGACGACATTGCCGGCCACGTAAACCTGTCCCGGCGGCAGCTCGAGCGACTGTTCCGCAAGCATCTCGATACCGTTCCCTCACGCTACTACCTCAAGCTGCGGCTGGACCGTGCCCGCGAACTGGTGCGCAACAGTGGCCTGAGCCTGACCGAGATCGCGCTGTCCTGCGGCTTTTCGTCGGGGGCGCACTTCAGCACCACCTACCGCAATGCGTTCGGGTTGACGCCGTCGGAGGACCGGGAGGTCTGA
- a CDS encoding aspartate aminotransferase family protein, whose translation MTTPSITREMFDDVMVPNYAPGKIIPVRGEGSRVWDQEGKEYIDLAGGIAVTALGHAHPGLLGALTSQAEKIWHLSNVMTNEPAIHLARTLCDLTFAERVFFANSGGEANEAAFKLARRYAWQHHGGDKNEIISFRNSFHGRTLFTVSVGGQPKYLEGFEPAPQGIHHADFNDLASVEALISDKTCAIVVEPIQGEGGILPGEQAFLEGLRELCDKHNALLVFDEVQTGVGRTGHLYAYQMYGVTPDILSTAKSLGGGFPVGAMLTTAKIAESLGVGTHGSTYGGNPLACAVAQRVIDIVSQPEVLKGVEARSKRLREGMEKIGQKYGVFEQVRGAGLLLGGVLTDEWKGKAKEFLNAGLEEGVMVLVAGANVVRLAPSLIIPESDIDEALERFERAVAKVAG comes from the coding sequence ATGACAACACCTTCCATTACCCGCGAAATGTTTGATGACGTGATGGTCCCCAACTACGCGCCGGGCAAGATCATCCCGGTCCGCGGCGAAGGCTCGCGCGTCTGGGATCAGGAAGGCAAGGAGTACATCGACCTGGCCGGCGGTATCGCCGTCACCGCGCTGGGCCACGCTCACCCGGGGCTGCTGGGCGCCCTGACCAGCCAGGCCGAGAAGATCTGGCATCTGTCCAACGTCATGACCAACGAGCCGGCGATCCACCTGGCCAGGACCCTGTGCGACCTGACTTTTGCCGAGCGCGTATTCTTCGCCAACTCCGGCGGCGAAGCCAACGAAGCGGCCTTCAAGCTGGCGCGCCGTTACGCCTGGCAGCACCACGGCGGTGACAAGAACGAGATCATCTCCTTCAGGAACAGCTTCCACGGTCGCACCCTGTTTACCGTAAGCGTCGGCGGCCAGCCCAAGTACCTGGAAGGGTTTGAGCCGGCGCCGCAAGGCATTCACCACGCCGACTTCAACGACCTGGCCAGCGTCGAGGCCCTGATCTCCGACAAGACCTGCGCCATCGTGGTCGAGCCGATCCAGGGCGAGGGCGGCATTCTGCCGGGCGAGCAGGCGTTCCTGGAAGGCCTGCGTGAGCTGTGCGACAAGCACAACGCCCTGCTGGTGTTCGACGAAGTGCAGACCGGCGTGGGCCGCACCGGCCACCTCTACGCCTACCAGATGTACGGCGTGACTCCGGATATCCTGTCCACCGCCAAATCCCTGGGCGGTGGCTTCCCGGTCGGCGCCATGCTGACCACCGCCAAAATCGCCGAGAGCCTGGGCGTGGGCACCCACGGCAGCACCTACGGCGGCAACCCGCTGGCCTGCGCCGTGGCCCAGCGCGTGATCGACATCGTCAGCCAGCCGGAAGTGCTCAAAGGCGTCGAAGCGCGTTCCAAACGCCTGCGCGAAGGTATGGAGAAAATCGGCCAGAAGTACGGCGTGTTCGAGCAGGTTCGCGGCGCCGGCCTGCTGCTTGGTGGTGTGCTGACCGATGAGTGGAAGGGCAAGGCCAAGGAATTCCTCAACGCCGGCCTGGAAGAGGGTGTGATGGTGCTGGTCGCCGGGGCCAACGTAGTCCGCCTGGCCCCGTCGCTGATCATCCCCGAGTCTGACATCGACGAGGCCCTGGAGCGCTTCGAGCGCGCCGTTGCCAAGGTGGCCGGTTAA
- a CDS encoding arginine N-succinyltransferase, with product MWIVRPARHEDLAGIEKLATGHGARVSTLPQSRDKLSEKIDHSLRSLAGDPALADRERFLFVLEDSETGRIHGSAGIDARAGNGQPFYNYRRDELIHASHELDVSKRVSVLYPTHELTGKSLLCSFTIDPDLRDGEAFELLSRARLLFIDRHRERFTDELVVEIQGVQTDEGNAPFWDSLGRHFFHMDFATADYYSGVKSKTFIAELMPPNPIYETLLSEPAQAAISQPHDAAARTCQLLEREGFRVGKHIDIFDGGPVLEARTDALNTITSRRTKNVRRGEGSRGVRYLVANGESEQFRCTLTNVSDGLGDVVRLNTAVADVLAVSDGDDLALVAL from the coding sequence ATGTGGATTGTCCGACCCGCACGACACGAAGACCTGGCCGGCATTGAAAAGCTGGCCACCGGTCACGGTGCCCGTGTTTCCACCTTGCCCCAGTCCCGGGACAAGCTGAGCGAGAAGATCGACCATTCCCTGCGGTCGCTGGCGGGAGATCCCGCGCTGGCGGACCGCGAGCGGTTCCTGTTTGTGCTGGAAGATTCCGAGACCGGCCGCATCCACGGCAGCGCCGGCATCGACGCCCGCGCCGGCAACGGCCAGCCGTTCTACAACTACCGCCGCGACGAGCTGATTCACGCGTCCCACGAGCTGGACGTGTCCAAGCGCGTGTCGGTGCTGTACCCGACCCACGAGCTGACCGGCAAAAGCCTGCTGTGCTCCTTCACCATCGACCCGGACCTGCGCGACGGCGAGGCGTTTGAGCTGCTGTCCCGCGCCCGCCTGCTGTTCATCGACCGGCACCGGGAACGCTTCACCGATGAGCTGGTGGTGGAGATCCAGGGCGTGCAGACCGACGAGGGCAACGCGCCCTTCTGGGACAGTCTGGGCCGGCATTTCTTCCATATGGACTTTGCCACCGCCGACTACTACTCCGGCGTCAAGAGCAAGACCTTCATCGCCGAGCTGATGCCGCCCAACCCGATCTACGAGACGTTGTTGTCGGAACCGGCCCAGGCCGCGATCAGTCAGCCCCACGACGCCGCGGCGCGCACCTGCCAGTTGCTGGAGCGGGAAGGCTTCCGCGTCGGCAAGCACATCGACATTTTCGATGGTGGCCCGGTGCTGGAGGCCCGCACCGATGCGCTCAACACCATCACCAGCCGCCGCACCAAGAACGTCCGGCGGGGCGAGGGCAGCCGGGGCGTGCGCTACCTGGTGGCCAATGGTGAAAGCGAACAGTTCCGCTGCACCCTGACCAACGTCAGCGATGGCCTGGGCGACGTGGTGCGTCTCAATACCGCCGTGGCCGATGTGCTGGCTGTGTCCGACGGCGACGATCTGGCTCTGGTGGCCCTCTAG
- the astA gene encoding arginine N-succinyltransferase has product MLLIRPVNQGDLEDLLEMAHGAGKGLTSLPPNRDLLASKIARAEETFNERCEPEAGMYLFALEDTEQKKCVGISGIEARVGLDEVWYNYRLSTTVNASRELGVHVRTPTLHLTNDMTDTSEICSLLLSDTHRQGGNGLLLSRSRFLYMADFRELFSDKVFAEMRGVSDADGRSPLWDALGRRFFDMDFSEADFLSGMGNKSFIAELMPKYPIYVPLLPPAAREVLSEVHDNTKPALRMLQAEGFNFNGLVDIFDGGPVVEAFIHNVRAVRESMKRHVLVTRQPVNLDVPPEERAMVSNRSFRDFRVTTLPLSCIKPDTVSMPAEVADALQVTSGDLVRLSPLKDGNRTRAAQNH; this is encoded by the coding sequence ATGCTTTTGATTCGACCCGTCAACCAGGGCGACCTGGAAGACCTGCTGGAGATGGCGCACGGCGCGGGCAAGGGCCTGACCTCCCTGCCGCCCAACCGCGACCTGCTGGCCAGCAAGATTGCCCGCGCCGAAGAGACTTTCAACGAGCGCTGTGAACCCGAGGCGGGCATGTACCTGTTCGCCCTGGAAGACACCGAGCAGAAGAAGTGCGTCGGGATCAGCGGCATCGAGGCCCGCGTCGGCCTGGACGAGGTCTGGTACAACTACCGTCTGTCCACCACGGTCAACGCGTCGCGGGAACTGGGTGTCCACGTGCGCACGCCCACCCTGCACCTGACCAACGACATGACCGACACCAGCGAGATCTGTTCGTTGCTGCTGTCCGACACCCACCGCCAGGGCGGGAACGGCCTGCTGCTGTCCCGCAGCCGGTTCCTGTACATGGCCGACTTCCGCGAGCTGTTCTCCGATAAAGTGTTCGCCGAGATGCGCGGTGTGTCCGACGCCGATGGCCGCAGCCCGCTGTGGGACGCCCTGGGCCGGCGCTTCTTCGACATGGATTTCAGCGAAGCGGACTTCCTGTCCGGCATGGGCAACAAGTCGTTCATCGCCGAGCTGATGCCCAAATACCCGATCTATGTCCCGCTGCTGCCGCCGGCGGCGCGCGAGGTGCTGAGCGAGGTGCACGACAACACCAAACCGGCGTTGCGCATGCTCCAGGCCGAAGGCTTCAACTTTAACGGGCTGGTGGACATCTTCGACGGCGGCCCGGTGGTGGAAGCGTTCATCCACAACGTCCGCGCCGTGCGCGAGAGCATGAAACGCCACGTGCTGGTGACGCGCCAGCCGGTGAACCTGGACGTGCCGCCCGAGGAGCGCGCCATGGTGTCCAACCGCTCGTTCCGGGATTTCCGCGTCACCACACTGCCGCTGAGCTGCATCAAACCGGACACCGTCAGCATGCCGGCGGAAGTGGCCGACGCCCTGCAGGTGACCTCCGGCGATCTGGTGCGACTGTCGCCCCTGAAAGACGGCAACCGCACCCGCGCGGCCCAGAACCACTGA
- the astD gene encoding succinylglutamate-semialdehyde dehydrogenase: MTIELTGELLIDGKWLTGHGPALESIQPVTGDAVWQGQSADVEDVDAAVRAARKAFPAWRRKSFEERLAIVEAFAKELEANKEALAHTIGEETGKPMWESRTEVGAMIGKIGISRKAYEDRTGYSANEVAGGQAVLRHRPHGVVAVFGPYNFPGHLPNGHLVPALLAGNTALFKPSEIAPATAELTLRLWLKAGLPDGVINLVQGEKDTGVALANHPGIDGLFFTGSSNVGHLLHKQFGGQPEKILALEMGGNNPLIVQDVSDLDGAVHHAIQSAFLSAGQRCTCARRMLVPEGEAGDRFIDRVVEVASKIQVGRFDADPQPFMGGVVSVAAADALLNAQASLFEKGGKSLLEMRRLEENTSLLSPAIIDVTDVKDGVDEEFFGPLLTVIRYRDFDQALEIANDTRYGLSAGILTDDRSLYERLTEEVRAGIVNWNRPLTGASSAAPFGGVGASGNHRPSAYYAADYCAWPMASLESEKSAMPDALAPGLSFD; this comes from the coding sequence ATGACCATTGAACTGACCGGCGAACTGCTGATCGACGGCAAATGGCTGACCGGCCACGGCCCGGCTCTGGAATCCATCCAGCCGGTGACCGGCGATGCGGTCTGGCAGGGCCAGAGCGCCGATGTAGAAGACGTGGACGCCGCCGTACGTGCGGCCCGCAAAGCATTCCCGGCCTGGCGCCGCAAGTCGTTCGAGGAGCGCCTGGCGATCGTCGAAGCTTTCGCCAAGGAGCTGGAAGCCAACAAGGAAGCGCTGGCCCACACCATCGGTGAAGAGACCGGCAAGCCGATGTGGGAGTCCCGCACCGAAGTGGGCGCCATGATCGGCAAGATCGGCATCTCCAGGAAAGCCTACGAAGACCGCACCGGCTACAGCGCCAACGAAGTGGCCGGCGGCCAGGCGGTCCTGCGCCATCGCCCCCACGGCGTGGTGGCGGTGTTCGGCCCTTACAACTTCCCGGGCCACCTGCCTAACGGTCACCTGGTGCCGGCGCTGCTGGCGGGCAACACGGCCCTGTTCAAGCCCAGCGAAATCGCCCCGGCCACGGCCGAACTGACCCTGCGCCTGTGGCTCAAGGCGGGTCTGCCGGACGGCGTGATCAACCTGGTTCAGGGTGAGAAAGACACCGGCGTGGCCCTGGCCAATCATCCGGGCATCGACGGCCTGTTCTTCACTGGCAGCTCCAACGTCGGCCACCTGCTGCACAAGCAGTTCGGCGGCCAGCCGGAGAAGATCCTGGCACTGGAGATGGGCGGCAACAACCCGCTGATCGTGCAGGACGTTTCCGACCTGGACGGCGCCGTCCACCACGCGATCCAGTCTGCGTTTCTGTCCGCCGGTCAGCGCTGCACCTGCGCCCGCCGCATGCTGGTACCGGAAGGCGAGGCCGGCGACCGCTTTATCGATCGGGTCGTCGAGGTGGCCAGCAAGATCCAGGTCGGTCGCTTCGACGCCGATCCGCAGCCGTTCATGGGCGGTGTGGTCTCGGTCGCGGCAGCGGATGCGCTGCTCAACGCCCAGGCCAGCCTGTTCGAGAAAGGCGGCAAGTCGCTGCTGGAGATGCGCCGCCTGGAAGAGAACACGTCCCTGCTGTCTCCGGCCATCATCGACGTGACCGACGTGAAGGACGGCGTGGATGAAGAGTTCTTCGGCCCGCTGCTGACCGTGATCCGTTACCGGGATTTCGACCAGGCCCTGGAAATCGCCAACGACACCCGTTACGGCCTGTCCGCCGGCATCCTCACCGACGACCGCTCCCTGTACGAGCGCCTGACCGAAGAGGTCCGCGCCGGCATCGTCAACTGGAACCGGCCCCTGACCGGCGCCAGCAGTGCGGCTCCGTTCGGCGGCGTGGGCGCCAGCGGCAACCACCGCCCCAGCGCCTACTACGCGGCGGACTACTGTGCCTGGCCGATGGCGTCGCTGGAGTCCGAGAAGAGCGCCATGCCGGACGCCCTGGCGCCGGGCCTGAGCTTCGACTGA